ATTAAACAATCGAACCATTGAACAATTGAGCAGATGAAACCACTCTGGGGCATTGATTTAGGCGGAACTAAAATTGAAGGCGTCGTACTGAAGAATGCCGAAAGCACCGAGACGCTGTGCCGTACGCGAGTCCCTACTGAACAAGATCAGGGCTACGAACACATTCTCGATCAGATTAAAAAACTGATTGATCTTCTTTCGGAAGAAACCGGACTAAAGCCGGAAAAAGTGGGCTTTGGTACTCCGGGCACCTTAGATCCTATCTTGCAAACCTTAAAAAATAGCAATACTACCTGTTTAAATGGAAAAGCATTTAAGCAGGACATTGAAGCAAAACTAGGTATCCCCATTGAAATAGCCAATGACGCTAACTGTTTTGCTTTAGCCGAAGCTCGCTTGGGGGTGGTGAAAGAAAAGATGCCGGATGCCCGGATGGTTTTTGGCGTAATTATGGGAACGGGAGTGGGCGGGGGCATCGTCATTGACGGAAAAATTTGGAATGGTCGGCAAGGCATTGGGGGGGAGTGGGGGCACAACTTCTTGGATGAGTCGGGTGGGAAATCGTATACCGGACGAACCGGAGTGGTAGAAACGGTGTTAGCCGGACCATCGTTAGCGCGGTTCTACCAACAGCAAACGGGCGATGAGCAAACGCTGCGAGAAATTTACCAGCGTTACCAAGCGGGCAATGATCCGACCGCCAAGCAGACAATTGAGCGACTTACCGAGTTCTTCGGGCTAGCTATTTCCGTGGTAATCAATATTCTCGATCCTGATGCTATTGTGCTGGGTGGGGGTGTGGGCAATATTGATGAACTGTACACCGATGGAGTAGAAGCTATCAAAAAATATGTATTCAACAATCGACTAGATACTCAATTTTTCCGCCCCAAGTTGGGTGATAGTGCTGGCGTATTCGGAGCTGCTATGCTGGTGAGCGATGCTGATTAACTCAACAGAAAAGTGTAGAGTGCTCCTGCAATTACTCCACCCACAATGGGTCCGATAATTGGAATCCAGGAATAGCTCCATTCACTACTTCCTTTATTGGAAATTGGCAATAAGGTGTGCATAATGCGGGGAGCCAAGTCACGAGCAGGATTAATAGCGTAGCCCGTGGTTCCGCCCAGCGACATACCAATTGCAAAAACGACCAGCCCCACGGGCAGTGCTCCTAAAGCTCCTAGTCCAAACTCTACTTCTGAAAACTCATTAGCCTTCAACTCGGGTGGCGCGATTGAAAGGGCCGCAAACACCAATACGAAAGTCCCGATAAGCTCCGAAAAGAAATTGGAGGTAGTTTGGCGGATAGCCGGACCAGTTGCGAAGATTGCCAGTTTAGCTCCTGAGTCTTCAGTGGCTTCTACGTGAGGGCGGTACATCAACCACGCCAGGGTAGTCCCGGTGGCTGCCCCCAATATCTGAGCCAATACATATATCGGAACTTTACTCCACTCAAATACTCCGGCTATCGCTAAGCCTAATGAAACTGCCGGATTAAGATGAGCTCCGCTGTAGGGGGCTACCGTAAAAACGGCAACAAACACGGCCACTCCCCAACCCGCAGTTATCACAATCCACCCCGCGTTATTTCCCTTAGTTTGATTCAGCACAACATTGCACACCACTCCGTTGCCAAGTAGCAGCAACAAGGCGGTTCCAATAAATTCGGCAGTAAAATTAGTCATGGTGTTCGGTTAGTTTAGAATATAGCCTGAGGCTAGTTCCTGATATTGAGCAACCTGCTCTTTTTGCCAGCTTTCGTCTTTATGCAGACTTTCGGCTAATAGTTCGGCTACCACCGGAGCCATCTCCTGACTGGCTCGGGCATTGAGTAGTAAACATCGAGTACGGCGCGCCAGAAAATCCTCAACAGTTCGGGCCATCTCGTGCTTCGCTGCCCAAACAACCTGGGCTTTGATAACGGGTAAGTCAGGGTGGATTACTTCTCCTAATTCCGGCTGGCGGTCTACTAGCTTACGAATAGCGATAGAATCAGAACCGTAGAACCACAGCGGGTTGGCCGGGTCAATGTGCTTTAACCAACCTCGGATATGCAGCTTCTTGGTTCTGGATTCCTGCTCTTCTAAACCAGCAATCATGGCCGCTTTATCTACCGCGTCTTCGCCCATTTTTCGGTAGGTAGTCCACTTCCCGCCGGTAATCGTTACCAGGCCCGATACCGAAATAATAATGGAGTGGCTACGGGAAATTTGCGAAGTACTTTTTCCTTCCGAAGTTTTCACTAGTGGTCGTAGTCCGGCAAAAACACTAAGTACATCTTCTCGCTTCGGATCTTTGGTCAGGTACTGAGCTGCGTGATCGATAATAAACTGCACCTCCTCTTCTAGTGCTCGGGGTTCTAAAGACACCTTATCAACCGGAGTATCAGTGGTGCCGACCACCACTTTATCGTTCCAGGGTACAGCAAATAGCACCCGACCATCATCCGTTTTAGGAACCATAATAGCGGAATCGCCCGGCAAGAACTTTTTGTCTAGCACCACGTGCACGCCCTGACTCGGTTGTACAATATCGCTGGCTTCGGGATCGTCCATCTGGATTACGTGATCGACAAAAACCCCAGTGGCGTTGATGACTACTCTACCACTAATTTGGTGCGTTTTTCCGGTTTCCAGATCTTCAGCTATTACTCCCGAAACCATTTCGCTGGTTTTGAGAAGGTTAGTCACCTTCATGTAGTTGAGTAGGGTTCCTCCGTTATCGGCACAGGTCTGAGCCAGATTAATAGCCAATCGGGCATCGTCAAACTGACCGTCGTAGTAGATCACACCGCCCCGCAGTCCATCTTGTTCTACGGTAGGTATCTTCTCAATGGTTTCTTCCTTGGAAAGGCTTTTGGATGGCCCTAATCCTAATTTTCCCGCCAATACATCGTACACCTTCATGCCTACAGTGTAAAACGGACCGCCCCACCAATCGTAGGCAGGAATAACAAAAGCTTGGTTATGCACCAAGTGCGGAGCGTTTTGCATCATCAAGCCTCGCTCGTGTAAAGCCTCAATGACTAGTGAGACATCACCTTGCTGTAGGTAACGTACTCCGCCGTGCGCCAGCTTGGTGCTACGACTAGACGTACCTTTAGCAAAATCAGCTTGCTCTAACAGTAAGGTGGAATAACCCCGCGAAGCAGATTCTACGGCGGCTCCCAGGCCAGTAGCTCCGCCGCCAACTATAATCACATCCCAAACGCTTTCGTACGACTCCAACGTTTCTAACATACTATCTCTATCCAGTCCGTTCATAGGTAGTTATCTATTCTTAATCTTTTGCCCAACTCTTTGATCTTCCAATAGCCTCGTCCCAGCGGCTTAGGAGCACTTCACGGTTGAAGTTGGAAGTAGGTTCAAAGGCTTGGTCTACATTCCACTGCTCTTTCAGCTCACTAATATCTTTCCAGAAGCCAACGGCTAGTCCGGCTAAGTAAGCCGCGCCCAGTGCTGTAGTCTCCATCACTTGAGGGCGCACTACCGAAACATCGAGAATATCCGCCTGAAACTGCATGAGTAAGTTATTAGCGGAAGCCCCACCGTCTACCCGTAGTTCTTTGAAGGGTATTTTAGAATCTTTGTGCATGGCCTGCATCACGTCGGATGTTTGGTACGCTATGCTTTCTAAAGCAGCTCGGGCAATATGTCCGGCTTCAGAGCCTCGGGTGAGACCCACAATGGTACCCCGAGCGTACTGATCCCAATGAGGAGCTCCCAGGCCAGTAAGTGCGGGTACCAGGTACACGTCACCATTGTCATCCACTGATTTAGCTAGCTGTTCTACTTCCGAAGATGATTCAATGATTTTCAGCCCATCGCGCAACCATTGAACAATGGCTCCGGCTACGAAAATACTTCCTTCCAGCGCGTAGGTAGTTTTGCCGTCTATTTGCCAGGCGATAGTCGTTAACAAATTATTTTCCGACTGAATAGGCTTCTCACCGGTATTTAGCACGGCAAAACAGCCAGTGCCGTAGGTGTTTTTTATCATGCCGGGTTCGGTACAAAGTTGACCAAACAGCGCGGCGTGTTGATCTCCAGCAATACCACCTAGCAGAATTTCTCCGCCAAATAGATCGGGGGCAGTTTTACCGTATTCCTGGCTGCTCGGCACTACCTGGGGTAGCATACTCATGGGAACACCCAACCGCTTGGTAATAGTGCTGCTCCACCAGAGCTTGTGAATATCGTATAGCAGCGTGCGACTGGCGTTGGTTACATCAGTAATGTGTAATTGCCCTCCGCTTAGCTTGTACATGAGCCAGCTATCAACGGTGCCAAAGGCCAACTCGCCCCGCTCCGCTTTTTCCTGGGCACCTTCTACATTATCTAGAATCCACTTTACCTTGGTGCCACTGAAGTACGCATCGGCCAGCAAGCCCGTTTTTTCCCGAATTGTGCCTTCAAAACCTTCTTCTTTGAGCTGGTCGCAAAATTGAGCGGTGCGTCGATCTTGCCACACAATAGCCCGGTAAATAGGCTCACCCGTGTTCCGATCCCATACGACTGTGGTCTCACGCTGGTTGGTGATGCCGATAGCGGCAATATCACGGGCGGAAGCACCTGCTTTTTTTAGTACCGCCTGAGCTACACTCAGTTGAGACTCCCAGATTTCTTCAGCATCGTGCTCTACCCAACCGGGACGGGGGTAGTGCTGCTTAAATTCTTGCTGAGCTGCGTAAGCAATGTTCCCTTGGTGAGTAAACAGAATTGCGCGAGAACTGGTAGTACCCTGATCAAGAGCTAGAATATATTGGGCCATGGTGTAGTGTTGTTGATGCCTAAAAATAAAAGAAAGCTATGGTTTCACCAATCTTGCTGGTATTTATTCGCTAATTGGCCGATGCAACCGCAAAAACCTAAAGTAGTGGTACACATTTTCAGGATGGGCTCAGTACATTTGATATATTTGTTGATAGTACCGTTTGTTGCCAATTATCATGAAAGTATTTTTTTTCGTCTTCATTCTGTGGGGAAGCTATACTTCAGTGCTTGCCCAGGTTTTACGAGATATTGATCCACTAATAACCGATCGGCCGGGGCTGGGCACTGATGCTCCGGCTGTGCTTGATCCTGGGCATGTACAGATTGAGTTAGGCTTTCTGTACCAAGATGATCCCATTTCTGATCAGCAGCTTCTGCTCTATCCGAACGCATTGGTTCGGATCGGCGTAACGGAGCGATTTGAATTGCGGGCCAGTGCTGATCTATTTCAGGAAGGTATTGGTGCTTCTACGTTTGTTTCGCCAATTGTATTGGGTACAAAAATTGGGATAACCGAAAGCCAAGGCATCATCCCTCAGTCAGCATTAATTGTTAATGTTACACTACCCCGAGAGGGACCGTTTGAAGTGTGGAACCCAATTGCTACCCCGGAAATGCGATTGCTAATGACACACTCACTCACTCAGCAGTTGTCGTTAACTACGAATTTCAGTATTGCTTGGGAGGCTGATCCAGTCGCTATTCGATACCCAAATCACGCTTACGCCGCTTCTTTAGATATAAGTATCAGTGATTATGTGGCTGCTTTTGGCGAATTCTACGGTTTTTGGTCGCAGTTAGATCATTCTCAATTGTTTAACCTGGGTAGCACGGTGCTGCTACTACCCGACCTGCAATTAGATTTATCGGGCGGATTTGGAATTAGCGAAAATGCACCGGACTACTTTGTTAGCAGTGGAATTTCGGTTCGTTTTTAAACGTCTCTGGCGAGGTGTCGGGAGCAATTAGCAAGGTGCAATGAACAGTTAACAATCAATAAGGGGAAATGAAGACCGGAGACCGGAGTTTAAAACCGATCGTTGATGGAACCAACCAGTTAATGAATAATGACTGATGATTAATGATTAATTGGCGTGGGACACTGTGCAGTAGACAATGAGCAATGGGTAAAGCAAAGCTAAACCCATACATCAAACTACGCTAACACCATAACACTTTAACACCTGAACACTTCAACTTTCTAACCCGCACGACAGCTGCCTGTAACTCAATGCCCATCGACGATGGACTATCGACCGTGGACTAATAACCAACCAGCCATAGAACTATCGTACCATTGTGTAGTTAGCTCCTGATGGCGACTACCGGATTTAGGCGAGAAGCCGTGATAGCGGGAATGAGCCCGGAGATAATACCAATGGTGCTGGATACCGTCAATCCGATTAAAATATTGGGTATGGTGAGTTGAAGTTCCAGCGAGCCGATAGAAACAAACGTAGTCAAATAGACCAGGAACATGCCTACAACTCCTCCGATCAAGCTGAGGAAGGTAGCCTCAAACAAAAACTGTAGCAGAATAAAATAATTCTTAGCCCCCAGCGATTTCTGAATTCCAATAATATTGGTACGCTCTTTTACTGATACAAACATAATATTGGCAATGCCAAAGCCACCCACTAAAATGGAAAAGCTGCCAATGATACCTCCGGCAAGGCTAATTACGTTAAAAATATTATTAACCACCTCAGCAAAGGCCTCGGGGCGATTAATGGCAAAATTATCTTCTTGGCGAGGTCGTAGTCCGCGCCGACCACGCATCAGGCCAATCACTTCAAATTCTAGTTCTTTTAGTCCTTCATCCCGCTCGTACCCTTTTAAACCCAAGGTAGAGCCAACGCCCCAGCGGCTTCGGCTAGCGTAAAGCTTTAAAAAACTTTGGTAAGGAATGTAGCTGGTGTAATCGGCACTGGGGGCATCGATAATATTCTCACCTTGCTCGGTCAGTACTCCGACCACCACAAACTTTAAACCCTTAATTTCTACCACTTTGCCCAGAGGGCTGCTCATCGGAAATAGTGATTTTGCTACTTCTGAGCCGATGATGACCACATTTTGAGCAAACTCAGTTTCCCGAACTGAAAAATATCGCCCCTGATTAATATCAACTTCAAACACCTGATTATACTGATAAGAAGCACCCACCAAGTAAACTCCCCCGATATTACTATTTTTGTGCTCCAGCGTAAGGTTTTCCCGATCAGCAAAAATACACATAGCCGAGGCCTGACTGACGTTGGCCTGCAAAAACTCAAACTCATTGAGGGTAGGTTGGGGGCGATTAATATATTTCCACCAAGGATAACTGTCTTCAAACAACCAAGGCCATTTTTCTACCCGAATTACTTGGTCGCCCAAAAAATCCAGACTATCGCGAATGTTACGTTCCAGCGAGTCGATAAGGGTGAACACTGCAATAATGGCAAATATACCGATGGTTACTCCCAACAGAGAAAGTATAGTGCGAAGCGGATTGGAACGAAGGGCATCCCAAGCCGAGAGCAGGCTTTCGTAAATTAAGCGGGGAACCAGCAGACGGGAAGCTTTCATGGCGTGATATTACAAAAGTATAATCTCAAAAAAATGGAACTCAATACTTTTTACCAAACGTTCCATTCCCATTAAAGACAAATATCTATCTTTGCACCCGGTTAAAAAAATCATCCACGTATTACTGTAACTACCGTAACTGTCCATGAAGCTATCGGAATTCAAGTACAAATTTGACGAAAAAGATCGCGAAAAACTCATCGCCCTCCATCCATCTGAAAACCGCGATGAGTCCCGCTTAATGGTAATTCACCGTGATACGGGTGAAATTGAGCATAAAGTCTTCAAAGATATTGTTGATTATTTTGATGAAGGCGATGTCTTTGTAGTAAACAATACGAAAGTATTTCCTGCCCGGTTGTACGGCAATAAAGAAAAAACCGGAGCAAAAATAGAAGTGTTCTTGCTACGCGAGCTCAACCCTGATATGAACTTATGGGATGTGTTGGTTGACCCGGCTCGTAAAATTAGGGTGGGCAACAAACTTTATTTTGGAGAAGGCGAACTAGTAGCTGAGGTAATTGATAATACTACTTCCCGAGGGCGCACCATCCGCTTTTTGTACGAAGGTGAGCGCGATGCCTTCTACGAAATGATTAACACCCTGGGGGAAACGCCACTACCCGACCATTTTAAAGAACGACGAAAGGTTGAAGATCAGGATCGGGAGCGTTTTCAAACGATTTATGCTGAACACGTTGGCGCAGTGGCGGCACCTACTGCTGGCTTACATTTTACTAAGCAACTACTTAAGCGGCTGGAAATTAAGGGAATTGATGTTGACCCCATTACCCTGCACATTGGTTTGGGAACCTTCCGCGATGTAGAGGTGGAAGATCTGACCAAACATAAAATGGATTCAGAGAACTACCGTATTACAGAATCTACGGCTCAATCAGTTAATCGGGCTTTAGACGAAAAGAAGCGGGTGTGTTCCATTGGTACTACCTCTATGCGCGCGTTAGAATCTTCGGTATCGGCTAGCGGACGGTTAAAGGCCAATGAAGGGTGGACTGATAAGTTTATCTTTCCTCCCTACGAGTATAAAATTTGCAATGCATTAGTCACCAACTTCCATTTGCCTCAATCTACGTTACTCATGATGGCAGCGGCCTTTGGCGGGTACGACCTGGTAATGAAGGCCTACGAAATTGCGGTGAAGGAAAAATACCGCTTCTTTACCTACGGTGATGCGATGCTAATTGTCTAATGCCTACTGCGGTAAATCGGGCAGCGGTGATTGTAGCCGGAGGGCAAGGCTCTCGGATGCAGTCTGATATTCCTAAGCAGTTTCTGTTGCTGGCCGGAAAACCGTTGCTCATTCATACGCTAGAAGCATTTTATCAGTATAATACCTCTCTACCCATCTGGTTGGTATTACCCGAAGCAGAACATACCCGCTGGGAAAATTTATGCCGAGAATATCAATGTACCGTACCGCATCAGGTGGTGGTTGGCGGAGCTTGTCGCCCTCAGTCGGTTAAAAATGGTATTTCCCAAATTCAGTTTGAAGAGGGGGTAGTTGCTATTCACGATGGGGTACGCCCGTTGGTTTCTCATCGAGTCATTCAAGAGTCATTCGGAGTAGCTGAAAAAAACGGTTCGGCTATTGCCAGTGTGCCATTGAAAGACTCGCTTCGCAAGATGAGAGGGGAAGAATCGGTAGCGCAGAACCGGGCAGCGTTTCGACTGATGCAGACCCCGCAGGCATTTCGCCTTTCCTGGCTATTAGAAGCTTATGAGAAATTAGATGTTATTGATGACTTCAGCGATGAAGCTAGCATGGTGGAAGCGGCTGGCCGGCGAGTAACGCTTTTTGACGGAGATTATCGGAACATAAAAGTAACCACACCAGAAGATATGTTGGTAGTGGAAGCCTTTCACAGGAGTAAGGCTTCCGAGTAAAGGCATTAGCTGTTGTTAGTATTCATCTTCGTTAAAAAAGAAATCTTCTTTGGTGGGATAATCAGGCCAGATTTCTTCAATATTCTCGTAGGGCTGACCATCATCTTCTAACTCTTGCAAATTCTCAACCACTTCTAGCGGGGCACCAGAGCGAATCGAGAAATCGATCAACTCGTCTTTAGTAGCCGGCCAGGGCGCATCTTCCAAATAAGACGCAAGTTCTAATGTCCAATACATACTTACCAAATTTTCTGTTTGACGTTGAATTCAGGAATGGCGAATAATAAAATGTTACAGTTAATTCAAAAGA
This region of Tunicatimonas pelagia genomic DNA includes:
- a CDS encoding MIP/aquaporin family protein, with translation MTNFTAEFIGTALLLLLGNGVVCNVVLNQTKGNNAGWIVITAGWGVAVFVAVFTVAPYSGAHLNPAVSLGLAIAGVFEWSKVPIYVLAQILGAATGTTLAWLMYRPHVEATEDSGAKLAIFATGPAIRQTTSNFFSELIGTFVLVFAALSIAPPELKANEFSEVEFGLGALGALPVGLVVFAIGMSLGGTTGYAINPARDLAPRIMHTLLPISNKGSSEWSYSWIPIIGPIVGGVIAGALYTFLLS
- a CDS encoding glycerol-3-phosphate dehydrogenase/oxidase, whose translation is MNGLDRDSMLETLESYESVWDVIIVGGGATGLGAAVESASRGYSTLLLEQADFAKGTSSRSTKLAHGGVRYLQQGDVSLVIEALHERGLMMQNAPHLVHNQAFVIPAYDWWGGPFYTVGMKVYDVLAGKLGLGPSKSLSKEETIEKIPTVEQDGLRGGVIYYDGQFDDARLAINLAQTCADNGGTLLNYMKVTNLLKTSEMVSGVIAEDLETGKTHQISGRVVINATGVFVDHVIQMDDPEASDIVQPSQGVHVVLDKKFLPGDSAIMVPKTDDGRVLFAVPWNDKVVVGTTDTPVDKVSLEPRALEEEVQFIIDHAAQYLTKDPKREDVLSVFAGLRPLVKTSEGKSTSQISRSHSIIISVSGLVTITGGKWTTYRKMGEDAVDKAAMIAGLEEQESRTKKLHIRGWLKHIDPANPLWFYGSDSIAIRKLVDRQPELGEVIHPDLPVIKAQVVWAAKHEMARTVEDFLARRTRCLLLNARASQEMAPVVAELLAESLHKDESWQKEQVAQYQELASGYILN
- a CDS encoding 2-C-methyl-D-erythritol 4-phosphate cytidylyltransferase, whose product is MPTAVNRAAVIVAGGQGSRMQSDIPKQFLLLAGKPLLIHTLEAFYQYNTSLPIWLVLPEAEHTRWENLCREYQCTVPHQVVVGGACRPQSVKNGISQIQFEEGVVAIHDGVRPLVSHRVIQESFGVAEKNGSAIASVPLKDSLRKMRGEESVAQNRAAFRLMQTPQAFRLSWLLEAYEKLDVIDDFSDEASMVEAAGRRVTLFDGDYRNIKVTTPEDMLVVEAFHRSKASE
- the queA gene encoding tRNA preQ1(34) S-adenosylmethionine ribosyltransferase-isomerase QueA, with the protein product MKLSEFKYKFDEKDREKLIALHPSENRDESRLMVIHRDTGEIEHKVFKDIVDYFDEGDVFVVNNTKVFPARLYGNKEKTGAKIEVFLLRELNPDMNLWDVLVDPARKIRVGNKLYFGEGELVAEVIDNTTSRGRTIRFLYEGERDAFYEMINTLGETPLPDHFKERRKVEDQDRERFQTIYAEHVGAVAAPTAGLHFTKQLLKRLEIKGIDVDPITLHIGLGTFRDVEVEDLTKHKMDSENYRITESTAQSVNRALDEKKRVCSIGTTSMRALESSVSASGRLKANEGWTDKFIFPPYEYKICNALVTNFHLPQSTLLMMAAAFGGYDLVMKAYEIAVKEKYRFFTYGDAMLIV
- a CDS encoding DUF2795 domain-containing protein is translated as MYWTLELASYLEDAPWPATKDELIDFSIRSGAPLEVVENLQELEDDGQPYENIEEIWPDYPTKEDFFFNEDEY
- a CDS encoding transporter; this encodes MKVFFFVFILWGSYTSVLAQVLRDIDPLITDRPGLGTDAPAVLDPGHVQIELGFLYQDDPISDQQLLLYPNALVRIGVTERFELRASADLFQEGIGASTFVSPIVLGTKIGITESQGIIPQSALIVNVTLPREGPFEVWNPIATPEMRLLMTHSLTQQLSLTTNFSIAWEADPVAIRYPNHAYAASLDISISDYVAAFGEFYGFWSQLDHSQLFNLGSTVLLLPDLQLDLSGGFGISENAPDYFVSSGISVRF
- a CDS encoding ABC transporter permease, with amino-acid sequence MKASRLLVPRLIYESLLSAWDALRSNPLRTILSLLGVTIGIFAIIAVFTLIDSLERNIRDSLDFLGDQVIRVEKWPWLFEDSYPWWKYINRPQPTLNEFEFLQANVSQASAMCIFADRENLTLEHKNSNIGGVYLVGASYQYNQVFEVDINQGRYFSVRETEFAQNVVIIGSEVAKSLFPMSSPLGKVVEIKGLKFVVVGVLTEQGENIIDAPSADYTSYIPYQSFLKLYASRSRWGVGSTLGLKGYERDEGLKELEFEVIGLMRGRRGLRPRQEDNFAINRPEAFAEVVNNIFNVISLAGGIIGSFSILVGGFGIANIMFVSVKERTNIIGIQKSLGAKNYFILLQFLFEATFLSLIGGVVGMFLVYLTTFVSIGSLELQLTIPNILIGLTVSSTIGIISGLIPAITASRLNPVVAIRS
- the glpK gene encoding glycerol kinase GlpK: MAQYILALDQGTTSSRAILFTHQGNIAYAAQQEFKQHYPRPGWVEHDAEEIWESQLSVAQAVLKKAGASARDIAAIGITNQRETTVVWDRNTGEPIYRAIVWQDRRTAQFCDQLKEEGFEGTIREKTGLLADAYFSGTKVKWILDNVEGAQEKAERGELAFGTVDSWLMYKLSGGQLHITDVTNASRTLLYDIHKLWWSSTITKRLGVPMSMLPQVVPSSQEYGKTAPDLFGGEILLGGIAGDQHAALFGQLCTEPGMIKNTYGTGCFAVLNTGEKPIQSENNLLTTIAWQIDGKTTYALEGSIFVAGAIVQWLRDGLKIIESSSEVEQLAKSVDDNGDVYLVPALTGLGAPHWDQYARGTIVGLTRGSEAGHIARAALESIAYQTSDVMQAMHKDSKIPFKELRVDGGASANNLLMQFQADILDVSVVRPQVMETTALGAAYLAGLAVGFWKDISELKEQWNVDQAFEPTSNFNREVLLSRWDEAIGRSKSWAKD
- a CDS encoding ROK family protein, with amino-acid sequence MKPLWGIDLGGTKIEGVVLKNAESTETLCRTRVPTEQDQGYEHILDQIKKLIDLLSEETGLKPEKVGFGTPGTLDPILQTLKNSNTTCLNGKAFKQDIEAKLGIPIEIANDANCFALAEARLGVVKEKMPDARMVFGVIMGTGVGGGIVIDGKIWNGRQGIGGEWGHNFLDESGGKSYTGRTGVVETVLAGPSLARFYQQQTGDEQTLREIYQRYQAGNDPTAKQTIERLTEFFGLAISVVINILDPDAIVLGGGVGNIDELYTDGVEAIKKYVFNNRLDTQFFRPKLGDSAGVFGAAMLVSDAD